The sequence below is a genomic window from Gossypium hirsutum isolate 1008001.06 chromosome A11, Gossypium_hirsutum_v2.1, whole genome shotgun sequence.
aaaatttgttactttaataattataatttaattctattagGGTATTCTCTGACAAGTTGATATATGTCATTGAGAAATAGTTGCTCCACGTGTGTATATACATGTTCTTTTTTTATGCAAAAATCATATAACATAATCAGATCTTTggggaaaataattaaattataagataaGATTGAGAATAGAAAAAACTTGTAAACAAGTCTAAAACGTGCATGGTGAATGCAGAAGGAAAATACAAAAAGGTCctgatttaacaaaatttaaaacatatataaaatttatgatatCTTAAATCTaattatgacacataaaataatatatatcgtcaaatataaattatacttgtgaattttattattagattttatCATTGTGATTTACAATAGCATTTTTATCGTCACACACAATGTTTTCTGAATCGTTTTGTTAAAGAAAAAAACAGAACATACATATTCTTTGTATTCTTTCCTTCTTAACAGCCATCAGAGCTTCCAAGGGAGGGGAGCATGTATTATCAGATGATCCCGAGCAGCCGAGTAAACCCATTGCACGGTAACGTCGTATGACGGAGTATCACGAGAGATTGTGATGTCAGCTATGTAGTTGCAAAGCTTCCTTTAGGCATGTAACAGCACCGTCATAGTTTAAGAAGCCCATGAACCAAAATTCATGACTATCAACGGTGATAACTTGGATGTACTTTTCAGCACAATTGAGTCGGCTCGTTGAAGGATTAACCGCTTTAAGTTGATGTAATGGGATAACTACCTGTTTTAAGCAGAGAAAGAATGTCGAGAATCATATGAatctcacacatatatatatatttccatacccatcaaacacaaatatttcaataaaaatgaagAATAGAAGCAATTAGAATGTTAAAGGTTATTACCTTATAGTAGCTCCATTCAGTTTGGGTACCATTTTTATAGGGAAGGGGAGTGTCACTGCAATATGCAAGCTTTGCTGTAGATACATATAAAATTCCCATGACAGGTCCAGCTGATGTGGACAAATAACATACAAATGAATTCCCAAGTTGCTCTTCCGGATCCGTTACAAAAGTGTGTCTGAATATCTTCTCATACCCACCTTCTGCTAAAACCTTTGTTCCTTGTGCGATTCTTCCCATGGCTGCCTCTGCCAAACTCGGGCTTGTTTTTACTGTTTGAATAGatatttaaggttttttttttccaatattaTACACTTAAACTTGGATTTAATGTTTAATTCGAAgcctaaaatttattttggttcGATTAAGTATCTAAGCTTCATTTCTTGATTCAAAATGGTATAAGAAATCAAGCTTAGGTACTTGGTTATTTGaactatgaaattaaattaatgtgttaattcaaacaaaaaaacaaaTCCAGATACTtgaataaagaaaattttaaacaccaaaataaatcTTGAGTTCAATTCAAgtataattgaaaattaaattaaattaaataccaATTTTAACTTTGAAGGCCATAAGATATATTttccttaaaaaatatataagaaataaaaaagtaaattaacaGGGGCGAAACATACAATGCTGCCACGTGTTCCCTGCAAGATCCTCGGCTTTTCTCGTGGCTTCCCCCACTTTTCTCCTCCATCTCCCCAATACATCCTTCACAGTGTCCATTTTCTCTGTGTTCGATTTCAAgatgaattaaaattttcaaaatgaaagATAATAATGGAAATAAATGTGTTGTAATTGCTTGCCTTTTAAGGAAGTCGAAAATGATTCCGGCGTAGGAGACTGAACAATGTAAGGATTGGATCCGTTAGCTGCGGACATGGTGACGCTGTGATCCGCAGCAGGCGATTCACTAACTAACTCGGCGCTCCAACGAACAGATTTCCTCGATCCGGTTGATGTTTGATTCGGTGACCGCTCGCTTTGAATCTCATTCTCTTTCGGATTCTGagcctcttcctcttcttctttctcCGGTTCTGTTGTTGGCACAATAACAAATTCATCAGCGTCCATTTCGGGATCCGACTCTTTCCGGTTCTGTTCTTCGGCAGGTGAGCTGGACTTTGACTCGGCTACCGTCGTCCATTGTTCCATTCTTGTATAACGTTCAGAAAAAATGGCTCCGCGTGAAGTGGCGTGGGTTTTTTGTTGGAAGTTTAGTCGGAGGCTGGTATTTGatctttgtatttttctttttaaagaaaagaaTAACTTGAGCTGACCAAAACTGGAAAAAGGAAGGAATAACTTAAGCAGCGAAATTGCTATTAGTAATAATATGCAACCTACGCTCTCACACCAACTTTAATTCTTATTACAAATAGCCATGTGATATAAAACAAGGTATGATAGCCATGGGTGTTAATCGGTGGTGGAATTTAGTTCAGTTcgttattaattttttgaatttatagtTATCAGTTAATTCgatttaaaattaagtaattaattaagttaattgaaataaataatatatattatatataatatatttatattagaaatgtattttttgaattattatttttttatattaatcaaaataaataatatatattatatataatatatctctttgaactattaaaaagaaaaaagaaagtgaaCATCAGTAAagttttttacttattttaatcaaaagataaaaatatataaatttcagttAATTAGATTACCTTAATCGCTCGAATTAATCGAAATATTTTAATTCGattaatgtatttaaaaaattgatttaattagtgattaaaatttttatattttaaaaaatttaattaataataatttggtTCGACTAATAATTAAACCGGCCAATTAAATACCCGTAATGATATGCACGAAAATACAACACATGaataacatgttttaatttagtatgaattttattatataatcgtGTTTTACGTAACAACCATGTCAATCAAATACAAGTAAGACGTAGAGATATGATTGAGACGTAATTAATTAGCTCAAAGATTTCCCTCAATATTTGTTGGAATACATGTAGTGATGGATTATAG
It includes:
- the LOC107899907 gene encoding GLABRA2 expression modulator gives rise to the protein MEQWTTVAESKSSSPAEEQNRKESDPEMDADEFVIVPTTEPEKEEEEEAQNPKENEIQSERSPNQTSTGSRKSVRWSAELVSESPAADHSVTMSAANGSNPYIVQSPTPESFSTSLKEKMDTVKDVLGRWRRKVGEATRKAEDLAGNTWQHLKTSPSLAEAAMGRIAQGTKVLAEGGYEKIFRHTFVTDPEEQLGNSFVCYLSTSAGPVMGILYVSTAKLAYCSDTPLPYKNGTQTEWSYYKVVIPLHQLKAVNPSTSRLNCAEKYIQVITVDSHEFWFMGFLNYDGAVTCLKEALQLHS